The Thermobispora bispora DSM 43833 genome window below encodes:
- the secG gene encoding preprotein translocase subunit SecG: MTIGISITLILSSILLVLLVLLHKGKGGGLSDLFGGGFSSSFGGSSVVERNLDRLTIITGVIWFVCIVALGLLLKP, encoded by the coding sequence GTGACTATCGGCATCTCCATCACCCTCATCCTGTCGAGCATCCTGTTGGTGCTGCTCGTCCTGCTGCACAAGGGCAAGGGGGGCGGCCTGTCGGATCTGTTCGGCGGTGGCTTCTCCTCCTCGTTCGGAGGATCCTCGGTGGTGGAGCGCAACCTAGACCGGCTCACCATCATCACGGGTGTGATCTGGTTCGTGTGCATCGTCGCGCTGGGCCTGCTGCTCAAGCCGTAG
- the tpiA gene encoding triose-phosphate isomerase encodes MADRKPLIAGNWKMNLNHLEAIALVQKLAFSLTDKDYDKVDVAVLPPFTDLRSVQTLVAGDKLRILYGAQDLSAHDSGAYTGEISGAMLAKLGCTFTLVGHSERRQYHHEDDALCNAKLKAAFRHGLTPILCVGEGLPIRQEGRHVEYTLEQLDGALSGIPAEQAKSIVVAYEPVWAIGTGEVATPKDAQEVCGAIRSRLAESYGDEVAQVVRILYGGSVKSGNIAGIMAEPDIDGALVGGASLDAGEFVKICRFGENSG; translated from the coding sequence ATGGCCGACCGCAAGCCGCTGATCGCCGGCAACTGGAAGATGAACCTCAACCATCTCGAGGCCATCGCGCTCGTCCAGAAGCTGGCGTTCTCGCTGACCGACAAGGACTACGACAAGGTGGACGTCGCGGTGCTCCCGCCGTTCACCGACCTGCGCAGCGTGCAGACCCTGGTCGCGGGGGACAAGCTCCGCATCCTGTACGGCGCGCAGGACCTGTCGGCGCACGACTCGGGCGCCTACACCGGGGAGATCTCGGGTGCGATGCTCGCCAAGCTCGGGTGCACCTTCACCCTGGTGGGTCACTCCGAGCGCCGGCAGTACCACCACGAGGACGACGCGCTCTGCAACGCCAAGCTCAAGGCCGCGTTCCGCCACGGGCTCACCCCGATCCTGTGCGTGGGCGAGGGCCTGCCGATCCGCCAGGAGGGCCGCCACGTCGAGTACACGCTCGAGCAGCTCGACGGCGCGCTGTCCGGGATCCCGGCCGAGCAGGCGAAGTCGATCGTGGTGGCGTACGAGCCGGTCTGGGCGATCGGCACCGGGGAGGTCGCCACGCCGAAGGACGCTCAGGAGGTGTGCGGGGCCATCCGGTCCCGGCTCGCCGAGAGCTACGGAGACGAGGTGGCGCAGGTCGTCCGTATCCTGTACGGAGGATCGGTGAAGTCGGGGAACATCGCCGGCATCATGGCGGAGCCCGACATCGACGGCGCCCTCGTCGGCGGGGCGAGCCTCGATGCGGGGGAGTTCGTCAAGATCTGCCGGTTCGGTGAGAACTCCGGCTGA
- a CDS encoding phosphoglycerate kinase encodes MIGIDELDVKGRSVFVRSDLNVPLDGDNITDDGRIRASAPTIKKLVERGAKVIVGAHLGRPKGQPNPKYSLAPVARRLGEVLGQEVAFATDVVGESAQATVAGLKEGQVALLENLRFEPGEESKDDAVRGEFADKLASFAELYVGDGFGAVHRKHASVYDLPKRLPHAAGDLVRAEVEVLKRLTENPVRPYVVVLGGAKVSDKIGVIANLLGKVDRLLIGGGMAYTFLKAQGHEVGGSLLQEDQLDQVRGFLAEAAERGVEIVLPVDVVAATHFAADAPHEVVDATAIPADRQGLDIGPRTRELFAAKLADAKTVFWNGPMGVFEFDAFAGGTRAIAEALVKSDAFTVVGGGDSAAAVRRLGLPEDGFSHISTGGGASLEYLEGKKLPGLAALEE; translated from the coding sequence ATGATCGGAATCGACGAGCTCGACGTTAAGGGTCGGAGCGTCTTCGTGCGCTCCGACCTGAACGTCCCCCTCGACGGGGACAACATCACCGACGACGGCCGGATCCGCGCGTCGGCGCCGACCATCAAGAAGCTGGTGGAGCGCGGGGCCAAGGTGATCGTCGGCGCCCACCTGGGCCGCCCGAAGGGCCAGCCCAACCCGAAGTACTCGCTCGCCCCGGTGGCCCGGCGCCTCGGCGAGGTGCTCGGGCAGGAGGTCGCGTTCGCGACCGACGTGGTGGGCGAGTCCGCGCAGGCCACGGTCGCCGGCCTGAAGGAGGGCCAGGTCGCGCTCCTGGAGAACCTGCGCTTCGAGCCGGGCGAGGAGTCCAAGGACGACGCGGTCCGGGGTGAGTTCGCCGACAAGCTCGCCTCGTTCGCCGAGCTGTACGTCGGGGACGGTTTCGGGGCGGTGCACCGCAAGCACGCGAGCGTCTACGACCTGCCCAAGCGGCTGCCGCACGCGGCCGGCGACCTCGTGCGCGCCGAGGTCGAGGTGCTCAAGCGGCTCACCGAGAACCCGGTCCGGCCGTACGTGGTGGTCCTGGGCGGCGCGAAGGTCTCCGACAAGATCGGCGTGATCGCCAACCTGCTCGGCAAGGTCGACCGCCTGCTCATCGGCGGGGGCATGGCCTACACCTTCCTCAAGGCCCAGGGCCACGAGGTCGGCGGGTCGCTCCTCCAGGAGGACCAGCTCGACCAGGTGCGGGGCTTCCTCGCCGAGGCGGCCGAGCGCGGGGTGGAGATCGTGCTCCCGGTCGACGTGGTGGCCGCCACCCACTTCGCGGCGGACGCGCCCCACGAGGTGGTGGACGCGACCGCGATCCCGGCGGACCGGCAGGGCCTCGACATCGGCCCGCGGACCCGCGAGCTGTTCGCCGCCAAGCTCGCCGACGCCAAGACGGTGTTCTGGAACGGCCCGATGGGCGTGTTCGAGTTCGACGCCTTCGCCGGGGGCACCCGCGCGATCGCCGAGGCGCTGGTCAAGTCGGACGCGTTCACCGTGGTCGGCGGCGGTGACTCGGCGGCCGCGGTCCGGCGGCTCGGCCTGCCGGAGGACGGCTTCTCGCACATCTCCACCGGCGGCGGGGCGAGCCTCGAGTACCTCGAGGGCAAGAAGCTTCCCGGACTCGCCGCGCTGGAGGAGTAG
- the gap gene encoding type I glyceraldehyde-3-phosphate dehydrogenase gives MTIRVGVNGFGRIGRNFWRAVAASGKDIEVVAVNDLTDPATLAHLLKYDSILGRLPNEVKVSGDEIIVDGKSIKVFAERDPAKLPWGDLGVDVVVESTGLFTDANKARVHAENGAKKVIISAPAKNEDITIVMGVNHKSYDPKAHTIISNASCTTNCLAPMAKVIHEAFGIEKGLMTTVHAYTQDQNLQDGPHRDLRRARAAALNIVPTSTGAAKAIGLVLPELKGKLDGYALRVPVPTGSATDLTVDVRKETSVEEVNAAIKAAAEGELKGILSYTEDPIVSADIVTDPASCIFDAGLTKVIGNQVKVVGWYDNEWGYSNRLVDLIEYVGATL, from the coding sequence GTGACCATCCGCGTAGGCGTCAACGGCTTCGGCCGCATCGGCCGCAACTTCTGGCGCGCCGTGGCCGCCAGTGGCAAGGACATCGAGGTGGTGGCTGTCAACGACCTCACCGACCCCGCCACCCTCGCCCACCTGCTGAAGTACGACAGCATCCTGGGCCGGCTTCCGAACGAGGTGAAGGTCTCCGGCGACGAGATCATCGTCGACGGGAAGTCGATCAAGGTGTTCGCCGAGCGGGACCCCGCCAAGCTCCCGTGGGGCGACCTCGGGGTTGACGTCGTCGTGGAGTCGACCGGGCTCTTCACCGACGCCAACAAGGCGCGCGTGCACGCCGAGAACGGCGCGAAGAAGGTCATCATCTCCGCGCCGGCGAAGAACGAGGACATCACGATCGTGATGGGCGTCAACCACAAGTCGTACGACCCGAAGGCCCACACGATCATCTCGAACGCGTCCTGCACCACGAACTGCCTCGCGCCGATGGCCAAGGTCATCCACGAGGCCTTCGGCATCGAGAAGGGCCTCATGACCACGGTCCACGCGTACACGCAGGACCAGAACCTGCAGGACGGCCCGCACCGTGACCTCCGGCGCGCCCGCGCCGCCGCGCTGAACATCGTGCCGACCTCGACCGGCGCCGCCAAGGCGATCGGCCTGGTGCTGCCCGAGCTCAAGGGCAAGCTGGACGGCTACGCGCTCCGCGTGCCCGTGCCGACCGGCTCGGCCACCGACCTGACCGTGGACGTCCGCAAGGAGACCTCGGTCGAGGAGGTCAACGCGGCGATCAAGGCCGCCGCCGAGGGCGAGCTCAAGGGCATCCTCTCCTACACCGAGGACCCGATCGTCTCCGCCGACATCGTCACCGACCCGGCCTCCTGCATCTTCGACGCCGGCCTCACCAAGGTCATCGGCAACCAGGTCAAGGTGGTCGGCTGGTACGACAACGAGTGGGGCTACTCCAACCGCCTCGTGGACCTGATCGAGTACGTGGGTGCCACCCTCTGA
- the whiA gene encoding DNA-binding protein WhiA, giving the protein MAMTGMVKDELSRLSVLKPCCRKAEVSTLLRFANGLHLVGGRIVIEAELDTNVAARRLIKDISEVFGHKAEVLVLAPSGLRKTSRYVVRVYKDGEALARQTGLIDNHGRPVRGLPRQVVAGATCDAEAAWRGAFLAHGSLTEPGRSMSLEVTCPGPEAALALVGSARRLKIHAKAREVRGVDRVVVRDGDAISALLTRMGAHDSVLAWEERRVRREVRATANRLANFDDANLRRSARAAVAAGARVQRALEILGDEAPEHLVMAGRLRVEHKQASLEELGQIADPPLTKDAIAGRIRRLLAMADKKAQDLGIATTEASIPADLLSQ; this is encoded by the coding sequence ATGGCCATGACGGGCATGGTGAAGGACGAGCTGAGCCGGCTCTCGGTGCTCAAGCCGTGCTGCCGGAAGGCCGAGGTCTCGACGCTGCTGCGGTTCGCGAACGGGCTGCACCTGGTCGGGGGACGGATCGTCATCGAGGCGGAGCTCGACACGAACGTCGCGGCGCGGCGGCTGATCAAGGACATCTCGGAGGTGTTCGGGCACAAGGCCGAGGTGCTCGTGCTCGCGCCGTCCGGCCTGCGCAAGACGTCCCGGTACGTGGTGCGCGTCTACAAGGACGGGGAGGCCCTCGCCCGGCAGACCGGTCTCATCGACAACCACGGCCGCCCGGTGCGGGGACTGCCCCGGCAGGTGGTGGCCGGGGCGACCTGCGACGCCGAGGCCGCCTGGCGCGGGGCGTTCCTCGCGCACGGCTCGCTCACCGAGCCGGGCCGCTCGATGTCGCTCGAGGTGACCTGCCCGGGCCCTGAGGCGGCCCTCGCCCTGGTCGGCTCCGCCCGCCGGCTGAAGATCCACGCCAAGGCGCGGGAGGTGCGCGGCGTCGACCGGGTGGTGGTGCGGGACGGCGACGCGATCAGCGCGCTGCTGACCCGGATGGGGGCGCACGACAGCGTCCTGGCGTGGGAGGAGCGCCGGGTGCGGCGCGAGGTGCGGGCGACGGCGAACCGGCTCGCGAACTTCGACGACGCCAACCTGCGCCGGTCCGCCCGGGCCGCCGTCGCCGCGGGCGCGCGGGTGCAGCGCGCGCTGGAGATCCTCGGCGACGAGGCGCCCGAGCACCTGGTGATGGCGGGTCGGCTCCGGGTGGAGCACAAGCAGGCCTCGCTCGAGGAGCTGGGGCAGATCGCCGACCCGCCGCTCACCAAGGACGCGATCGCCGGCCGGATCCGCCGCCTGCTGGCCATGGCGGACAAGAAGGCGCAGGACCTCGGCATCGCCACCACCGAGGCGAGCATCCCCGCCGACCTGCTCTCGCAGTGA
- a CDS encoding gluconeogenesis factor YvcK family protein translates to MVALGGGHGLYASLTALRTVTSNLTAVVTVADDGGSSGRLRRELGVLPPGDLRMALAALCGDDEWGRTWSRVVQHRFRSEGELHGHAVGNLLIVALWELLGDPVIGLEWVGRLLGAHGRVLPMASVPLDIQAEVEVDGRITTVRGQVACATTPGRVLSISLLPPDPPACPQAVEAIREADWVVFGPGSWFTSVLPHLKVPELARALHETRARRVVILNLAPQPGETDGFSPEKHLEVLREHAPALTFDTVLADHRVVGDRRALEKAAEAMGARLVLADVAVSDGSPRHDGPRLASVLAEIFHGNRRSSRGHVRETGA, encoded by the coding sequence GTGGTGGCCCTCGGCGGTGGGCACGGCCTGTACGCGTCGCTGACCGCCCTCCGCACCGTCACCTCGAACCTGACCGCCGTGGTGACCGTGGCCGACGACGGCGGCTCGAGCGGCCGGCTCCGGCGCGAGCTCGGCGTGCTGCCGCCCGGTGACCTGCGGATGGCCCTCGCGGCCCTCTGCGGGGACGACGAATGGGGCCGTACGTGGAGCAGGGTCGTCCAGCACCGGTTCCGCAGTGAGGGGGAGCTGCACGGGCACGCGGTCGGCAACCTGCTCATCGTCGCGCTCTGGGAGCTGCTCGGTGACCCCGTCATCGGGCTGGAGTGGGTGGGCCGGCTGCTGGGCGCCCACGGCCGGGTGCTGCCCATGGCCTCGGTGCCGCTGGACATCCAGGCGGAGGTCGAGGTCGACGGGAGGATCACGACCGTCCGGGGACAGGTCGCCTGCGCCACCACCCCGGGCCGGGTGCTGTCGATCTCGCTGCTCCCGCCGGACCCGCCCGCCTGCCCGCAGGCCGTCGAGGCGATCCGCGAGGCCGACTGGGTGGTGTTCGGCCCGGGGTCGTGGTTCACCAGCGTGCTGCCGCACCTGAAGGTGCCGGAGCTGGCCCGGGCGCTGCACGAGACCCGCGCCCGACGCGTGGTGATCCTCAACCTGGCGCCCCAGCCCGGGGAGACCGACGGGTTCTCGCCGGAGAAGCACCTGGAGGTGCTGCGGGAGCACGCCCCCGCGCTCACCTTCGACACGGTGCTCGCCGACCATAGGGTCGTGGGGGACCGGCGGGCCCTGGAGAAGGCGGCGGAGGCCATGGGAGCCCGCCTGGTATTGGCGGATGTGGCCGTTTCGGACGGGTCTCCCCGCCACGATGGGCCACGTCTTGCCTCGGTGCTGGCAGAGATTTTCCATGGGAACCGGCGATCGTCTCGGGGCCACGTGCGAGAGACTGGCGCCTGA
- the rapZ gene encoding RNase adapter RapZ, giving the protein MTTRQPSFVVITGMSGAGRSTAAKALEDLGWYVIDNLPPGMLSSLAEEAGKATDRVAVVVDVRSLAFTTDLNAAIEELDGRGVDVRVVFLEAGDEELVRRFDSVRRPHPLQGDGRLVDGINRERGILREVRANADLVIDTSRLNVHELRKKIASYFGGEDRPGLKVTVVSFGYKYGLPVDADIVIDCRFLPNPHWVPELRPMTGLDAPVREYVLNRPGAKEFLDGYEEVFGVVAAGYVREGKEYATLAVGCTGGKHRSVAVAEELAARLRERGMDVQVTHRDVGRE; this is encoded by the coding sequence ATGACGACGAGACAGCCGTCGTTCGTGGTGATCACGGGCATGTCGGGGGCCGGGCGCAGCACCGCGGCCAAGGCGCTCGAGGACCTGGGCTGGTACGTCATCGACAACCTGCCGCCCGGCATGCTCTCCTCGCTCGCCGAGGAGGCGGGCAAGGCGACCGACCGGGTGGCCGTCGTGGTCGACGTGCGCAGCCTCGCGTTCACCACGGACCTCAACGCGGCGATCGAGGAGCTCGACGGCCGGGGCGTGGACGTCCGGGTGGTCTTCCTCGAGGCGGGCGACGAGGAGCTGGTCCGCCGGTTCGACAGCGTACGGCGCCCGCACCCCCTGCAGGGGGACGGCCGGCTCGTCGACGGGATCAACCGGGAGCGCGGGATCCTCCGGGAGGTGCGCGCCAACGCCGATCTCGTCATCGACACCTCGCGGCTCAACGTGCACGAGCTGCGCAAGAAGATCGCCTCGTACTTCGGCGGCGAGGACCGGCCGGGGCTGAAGGTCACCGTCGTCTCGTTCGGGTACAAGTACGGGCTGCCGGTCGATGCCGATATCGTGATCGATTGTCGGTTTCTGCCCAACCCGCATTGGGTGCCCGAGCTGCGGCCGATGACCGGGCTCGACGCGCCGGTCCGGGAGTACGTGCTCAACCGGCCGGGGGCGAAGGAGTTTCTCGACGGGTACGAGGAGGTCTTCGGAGTCGTGGCAGCCGGCTACGTCCGGGAGGGGAAGGAGTACGCCACCCTCGCCGTGGGGTGCACCGGAGGCAAGCACCGCAGCGTGGCGGTCGCCGAGGAGCTCGCGGCGCGATTGCGGGAACGCGGCATGGACGTCCAGGTCACCCACCGGGACGTGGGCCGCGAGTGA
- the uvrC gene encoding excinuclease ABC subunit UvrC translates to MADPATYRPAPGSIPESPGVYRFRDAGGQVIYVGKAKNLRQRLNSYFTDFAGLHPRTQTMLTTAASVDWTVVSNEVEALQLEYSWIKEYDPRFNVKYRDDKSYPYLAVTMGEEYPRVQVLRGAKRKGTRYFGPYSHAWAIRETVDLLLRVFPVRTCSAGVFKRAAQMGRPCLLGYIDKCSAPCVGRVTAEEHRKIAEDFCSFMAGDTGRFIKRLEREMREAAEAEEFERAARLRDDIRALQRALEKQAVVLGEATDCDVIAIAEDALEAAVQVFYVRGGRIRGQRGWVVDKVDDASTGELVERFLLQMYGDAAVPREILVPVEPPDSAALAEVLSERRGGRVELRVPRRGDKKALLETVERNAKESLAQHKMRRASDLTTRSRALQEIADALGLEQAPLRIECFDVSHTQGSDVVGSMVVFEDGLARKSEYRRFAVRNPDGDAASIHEVVRRRFKRYLEERVATGDLAPALEGAEGDEERPGAGTPIDPDTGRPRKFAYPPNLVVVDGGPAQAAAAQRALDELGIDDVAVCGLAKRLEEVWLPGEDHPVILPRGSEGLYLLQRIRDEAHRFAITYHRSKRSKALKESALDGIPGLGPARRQALLRHFGSLKRLRDATEEEIRAVPGIGPATAEAIVSALRGDKA, encoded by the coding sequence GTGGCGGATCCGGCAACGTACCGACCGGCGCCCGGTTCCATCCCCGAGTCGCCGGGCGTCTATCGCTTCCGCGACGCCGGCGGACAGGTGATCTACGTCGGCAAGGCGAAGAACCTCCGCCAGCGGCTCAACTCGTACTTCACCGACTTCGCCGGTCTGCACCCGCGGACCCAGACCATGCTCACCACCGCGGCCTCGGTCGACTGGACCGTGGTGAGCAACGAGGTCGAGGCGCTGCAGCTCGAGTACTCCTGGATCAAGGAGTACGATCCGCGGTTCAACGTCAAGTACCGGGACGACAAGTCATACCCGTACCTCGCGGTCACCATGGGGGAGGAGTACCCCCGGGTGCAGGTGCTGCGGGGCGCCAAGCGCAAGGGCACCCGGTACTTCGGCCCGTACTCCCACGCCTGGGCGATCCGGGAGACCGTGGACCTGCTGCTCCGCGTGTTCCCGGTGCGGACCTGCTCGGCGGGCGTGTTCAAGCGCGCCGCCCAGATGGGGCGGCCCTGCCTGCTCGGGTACATCGACAAGTGCTCCGCCCCCTGCGTCGGCCGGGTCACCGCGGAGGAGCACCGGAAGATCGCCGAGGACTTCTGCTCCTTCATGGCGGGCGACACCGGCAGGTTCATCAAACGGCTCGAGCGGGAGATGCGGGAGGCCGCCGAGGCCGAGGAGTTCGAGCGGGCCGCGCGGCTCCGGGACGACATCCGGGCCCTCCAGCGGGCCCTGGAGAAGCAGGCCGTCGTGCTCGGCGAGGCCACCGACTGCGATGTGATCGCCATCGCCGAGGACGCGCTCGAGGCCGCCGTGCAGGTGTTCTACGTGCGGGGCGGCCGCATCCGCGGCCAGCGCGGCTGGGTGGTCGACAAGGTCGACGACGCGTCCACCGGTGAGCTCGTCGAGCGGTTCCTGCTGCAGATGTACGGCGACGCCGCGGTCCCGCGGGAGATCCTCGTCCCCGTGGAGCCGCCGGACTCGGCCGCGCTCGCCGAGGTGCTGAGCGAGCGGCGCGGCGGCCGGGTCGAGCTGCGGGTCCCCCGGCGGGGGGACAAGAAGGCCCTGCTGGAGACCGTGGAGCGGAACGCCAAGGAGTCCCTCGCCCAGCACAAGATGCGCCGGGCGAGCGACCTGACCACCCGCAGCCGGGCGCTGCAGGAGATCGCGGACGCGCTCGGCCTGGAGCAGGCGCCGCTGCGCATCGAGTGCTTCGACGTCTCGCACACCCAGGGCTCCGACGTGGTCGGCTCCATGGTGGTGTTCGAGGACGGCCTGGCCCGCAAGAGCGAGTACCGGCGGTTCGCCGTGCGGAACCCGGACGGTGACGCGGCCTCGATCCACGAGGTGGTGCGCCGCCGGTTCAAGCGCTACCTGGAGGAGCGGGTGGCCACGGGCGACCTCGCCCCCGCCCTGGAGGGGGCGGAGGGCGACGAGGAGCGGCCGGGCGCGGGCACGCCGATCGACCCGGACACCGGCCGGCCGCGCAAGTTCGCCTACCCGCCCAACCTGGTCGTGGTGGACGGCGGCCCGGCGCAGGCGGCGGCCGCGCAGCGCGCGCTCGACGAGCTCGGCATCGACGACGTGGCGGTCTGCGGCCTGGCCAAGCGGCTGGAGGAGGTGTGGCTGCCGGGCGAGGACCACCCGGTGATCCTGCCGCGCGGCAGCGAGGGGCTTTACCTGCTCCAGCGGATCCGCGACGAGGCGCACCGTTTCGCCATCACCTACCATCGGTCCAAGCGGTCGAAGGCGCTGAAGGAGAGCGCGCTCGACGGGATCCCGGGCCTGGGACCGGCGCGTCGGCAGGCGCTGCTGCGCCATTTCGGCTCGCTGAAGCGGTTGCGCGACGCGACCGAGGAGGAGATCCGTGCCGTTCCCGGCATCGGGCCGGCGACCGCCGAGGCGATCGTCAGCGCGTTGCGGGGCGATAAGGCGTGA
- a CDS encoding Rieske (2Fe-2S) protein, which produces MTDTTRRALILGTGAAGVAAALAACGGGGSDGAAGGDAGESVNVNASDIPVGGGRVIRDKRIVVTQPTQGEFKAFSAVCTHQGCLVGSVDKGAIICHCHNTLFDIADGSVKEGPAKSPLPARNVTVQGDTVVVG; this is translated from the coding sequence ATGACCGATACCACACGCCGGGCCCTGATCCTCGGTACCGGAGCGGCCGGGGTGGCCGCCGCCCTGGCCGCCTGCGGCGGGGGCGGCTCGGATGGCGCGGCGGGCGGAGATGCCGGGGAGAGCGTGAACGTCAACGCCTCCGACATCCCGGTCGGCGGGGGCCGGGTCATCCGGGACAAGCGGATCGTGGTCACCCAGCCCACCCAGGGCGAGTTCAAGGCCTTCAGCGCGGTCTGCACCCACCAGGGGTGCCTCGTCGGCAGCGTCGACAAAGGGGCGATCATCTGCCACTGCCACAACACGCTGTTCGACATCGCCGACGGCTCGGTGAAGGAGGGCCCGGCGAAATCGCCGCTCCCCGCCCGGAACGTCACGGTCCAGGGCGACACGGTCGTCGTGGGGTAG